One segment of Rubripirellula amarantea DNA contains the following:
- a CDS encoding sulfatase-like hydrolase/transferase — protein MNIRFVFGCLLAIAVVGPALADAFKRPNIVVLLCDDLGYGDLGCYGHPHIQTPHLDRLASNGIRFTDMYSAAPVCSPSRVGLLTGRSPNRAGVYDWIPEVGQRGSVGRSMVHMRASETTIPSLLNNAGYQTCMAGKWHCNSHFNSDVQPQPGDFGFDHWLATQNNAAPSHENPRNFVRNGQAIGRVERFSCQFLIDEALTWLQSADRDAPFFLYVPFHEPHEPVASPETLVSKYRDVARDEDEAQYFANVANVDDAVGRLIDGLERMNVRDNTLVIFTSDNGPETHNRYASANRSYGRPGKLRGMKLHTTEAGFRVVGIANWPAKISANQTVATPISSLDFLPTFCQLADCPSPSQGRLDGINIEPVLTGSPSNQVTVERDRPLVWAYYNATNEARVAMRSGKWKVLAKLDNGKLAKLQNVTSKNVDLVQAATLTDIEIYDLDSDVSETIDVAGRSDVPTESLTSELENAYQQLLSDSHVWSGDK, from the coding sequence TTGAATATTCGCTTTGTTTTTGGCTGCTTGCTCGCCATCGCGGTGGTTGGTCCGGCATTGGCAGATGCTTTCAAGCGTCCCAATATCGTTGTTTTACTTTGTGATGATCTTGGTTACGGGGATTTGGGTTGCTATGGGCACCCTCATATCCAAACGCCTCATCTCGATCGACTTGCATCCAACGGAATTCGTTTCACCGACATGTATTCCGCGGCACCGGTTTGTTCGCCATCGCGAGTTGGATTGCTGACCGGTCGCAGCCCGAATCGCGCTGGCGTTTACGATTGGATCCCCGAAGTTGGTCAGCGAGGAAGTGTTGGGCGATCGATGGTCCACATGCGTGCGAGTGAGACCACGATTCCATCTCTGCTTAACAATGCGGGCTATCAAACCTGCATGGCTGGAAAGTGGCACTGCAATTCGCACTTCAACAGCGATGTTCAACCGCAACCGGGCGACTTTGGTTTCGACCATTGGCTAGCCACTCAGAACAATGCAGCCCCGAGCCACGAGAATCCTCGCAATTTCGTTCGCAACGGCCAAGCGATCGGCCGAGTCGAGCGGTTTTCTTGTCAATTTTTGATCGATGAGGCGCTCACGTGGCTGCAATCGGCTGACCGTGATGCTCCGTTCTTCTTGTATGTTCCCTTTCACGAACCTCATGAACCGGTGGCGTCTCCCGAAACGCTTGTATCGAAGTACCGCGATGTTGCCCGAGACGAAGATGAAGCACAGTACTTCGCCAACGTTGCGAATGTTGATGATGCCGTTGGTCGCTTGATTGACGGGCTCGAAAGGATGAACGTGCGGGACAACACGCTCGTCATCTTTACTTCTGACAATGGACCCGAAACGCATAATCGCTACGCGTCGGCCAATCGATCGTATGGCCGTCCTGGTAAGTTGCGAGGCATGAAGCTGCACACGACCGAAGCCGGTTTCCGAGTGGTCGGTATTGCTAATTGGCCTGCGAAGATCTCCGCGAATCAAACGGTCGCAACGCCCATCAGTAGCCTTGATTTCTTGCCCACGTTTTGCCAGCTCGCCGATTGCCCTTCGCCATCGCAAGGACGTCTCGACGGAATCAATATCGAGCCCGTGTTGACGGGTTCGCCATCAAACCAAGTTACCGTCGAACGAGATCGGCCGTTGGTGTGGGCTTATTACAACGCTACCAACGAGGCACGCGTTGCGATGCGAAGCGGCAAGTGGAAGGTGCTGGCCAAGCTTGACAATGGAAAGTTAGCCAAGCTTCAAAACGTGACCTCTAAAAACGTCGACTTGGTACAAGCAGCCACCCTGACGGACATCGAAATCTATGATCTTGATTCTGATGTCAGTGAAACCATCGACGTCGCCGGACGTTCTGACGTTCCTACTGAATCGTTGACAAGTGAACTTGAAAACGCCTACCAGCAACTTTTAAGCGATTCTCATGTCTGGTCGGGTGACAAGTAG
- the cls gene encoding cardiolipin synthase, which yields MDFYWQILDLRWTALIITASLLLVHLTAFVSAFHALQNVRTSQAAVAWVVGLVTVPYLTLPLYWVFARHRFSGYREAIREVGNQHEQSVTSIRRELFTGSCQRTTSLETPLQQVADVLDTPISSNNQFRLLIDGQAFLDAVIDQIKSASRYVYAEFYIIRDDETGRRFADALVERARAGVTVRLLYDEVGCLRLSNRFIEHLTEAGVDVHAFNTRQGWANRFQINFRNHRKFVLADGERAIVGGLNIGDEYLGKTTLASSWRDTSMEVVGPAARKIQAVFAGDYFWAARRSLPEAQWAEVVNHAEHRDQTDGLTAVCSTGPADSRPRATMMFTAAIVAAKTRVWISTPYLVPDDALLVALSMARTRGVDVRVLIPAVADHWGAYLASFHYEHELAELGVPVFRYKDGVLHQKCVLVDDSLALIGSTNLDNRSLYLNFEMMLAVDDREFVNQVETMFQKDLAASEESNGTGKPARPWVGRAGTAVARLFSPVL from the coding sequence ATGGATTTCTACTGGCAAATACTCGACCTTCGATGGACAGCGCTTATTATCACGGCGAGCCTGTTGTTGGTTCACCTTACCGCTTTCGTATCTGCATTTCATGCTTTGCAGAACGTTCGCACCTCACAAGCTGCCGTGGCCTGGGTCGTCGGGTTGGTAACGGTACCCTATCTAACCCTTCCGCTGTACTGGGTTTTTGCTCGCCATCGTTTTTCGGGTTATCGGGAAGCGATTCGTGAAGTCGGCAACCAGCACGAACAGTCGGTCACCTCGATTCGCCGCGAATTGTTTACGGGTTCCTGCCAACGCACCACTTCGCTCGAAACACCGCTGCAACAGGTGGCCGATGTCTTGGACACTCCCATTAGCAGCAACAACCAGTTTCGATTGTTGATTGACGGGCAAGCCTTTCTTGATGCAGTCATTGACCAAATCAAATCGGCATCGAGATACGTTTATGCCGAGTTCTACATCATTCGTGACGACGAAACGGGTCGCCGTTTTGCAGACGCGCTGGTGGAGCGTGCTCGTGCCGGCGTTACGGTTCGATTGCTCTACGACGAAGTTGGTTGCTTACGTTTGTCCAATCGCTTTATCGAACACTTAACCGAAGCTGGTGTCGACGTCCACGCGTTCAACACCCGGCAAGGATGGGCGAATCGCTTTCAAATTAATTTCCGCAATCATCGAAAGTTTGTCCTTGCGGACGGCGAACGGGCGATCGTGGGCGGCTTGAACATTGGCGATGAATACTTGGGCAAAACAACCCTGGCATCCAGTTGGCGTGACACCAGCATGGAAGTTGTAGGTCCTGCGGCAAGAAAGATTCAAGCTGTTTTCGCGGGCGATTATTTCTGGGCGGCCAGACGCAGTCTACCTGAGGCCCAATGGGCAGAGGTGGTCAATCACGCGGAGCATCGAGACCAGACCGATGGATTGACCGCTGTTTGTTCAACAGGCCCAGCGGATTCGCGACCACGAGCGACCATGATGTTTACGGCGGCGATTGTTGCCGCCAAAACGCGTGTCTGGATTAGTACACCGTACTTAGTTCCCGACGATGCCTTGCTTGTTGCCTTATCCATGGCAAGAACTCGTGGCGTTGATGTTCGAGTGCTAATACCAGCGGTCGCTGATCACTGGGGCGCCTACTTGGCTAGCTTCCACTATGAACACGAACTGGCTGAACTCGGGGTTCCGGTGTTTCGCTACAAGGACGGCGTGCTTCATCAAAAGTGCGTGTTAGTTGACGATTCACTCGCATTGATTGGTTCGACCAATTTAGACAACCGTTCGCTTTACCTGAACTTCGAAATGATGTTGGCCGTTGACGATCGTGAATTTGTGAACCAAGTGGAGACAATGTTCCAAAAAGACTTGGCTGCATCGGAAGAAAGCAACGGAACCGGTAAACCGGCTCGCCCTTGGGTCGGGCGGGCGGGCACCGCGGTTGCCCGGCTGTTCAGTCCTGTTCTGTAA
- a CDS encoding lipase family protein codes for MDVQTEPQRDSSVTYIPRSVILIPGLFEPSIALLPLQISMQTHAETIERWHDRIAFRSFEKSVSRLADAIAGDPDELGSIGLVTHSFGDWVARAAIAKSSHHRVRSMVSLAPVMRSGFLSWLAYALTWKLIPEIKVIMDRELACANLNCDQRVRRLVIWSHFDESLRQMPLDQVPNVRVEKVWATHLSIAWQPRVLRLAKNFLFFPTEN; via the coding sequence ATGGACGTACAGACGGAACCGCAGCGTGACTCGTCGGTGACATACATCCCGCGGTCGGTGATCTTAATTCCCGGATTGTTCGAACCTAGCATTGCCCTGCTGCCGCTGCAGATTTCGATGCAGACGCATGCGGAAACGATCGAGCGCTGGCACGATCGAATTGCTTTTCGTTCCTTCGAAAAAAGCGTTAGTCGGCTCGCTGATGCGATCGCCGGCGATCCCGACGAACTTGGTTCCATTGGTCTTGTCACGCATAGCTTTGGCGATTGGGTCGCTCGCGCGGCGATTGCGAAGTCCAGTCATCATCGCGTCCGTTCAATGGTTTCGCTCGCCCCCGTAATGCGATCGGGGTTCTTGTCTTGGCTTGCTTATGCACTGACATGGAAACTCATTCCCGAAATCAAAGTCATCATGGATCGCGAACTGGCCTGTGCGAATCTCAATTGCGATCAACGAGTGAGGCGTCTCGTGATCTGGTCTCATTTCGACGAGAGCCTACGGCAGATGCCGCTTGATCAAGTTCCCAATGTTCGTGTCGAAAAAGTTTGGGCAACCCACCTTTCCATTGCCTGGCAACCAAGAGTGCTTCGTCTTGCCAAAAACTTTTTGTTTTTCCCGACGGAAAATTAG
- a CDS encoding metallophosphoesterase, with protein sequence MLHQHAPMIMRWPNEANSSTRFCFVSDLHCFSSRSTATQHESLIEQVIDRSDVCVWGGDLFDFRWSQVGHEDDSIEAALEWLSRFYEAYPTKQFVFLTGNHDAHGGFAERLREWGHDRNRFLCGLDALVVRDTVFLHGDVIEGGGTDIAFANYRRTWQGKPVAHPHASKFYDAAVSARLHQAVAMSAHRRRRTCLRLARWINRQDSALLEPIERVVFGHTHRQIERYHNAGFEFHNGGAAIKHVKFKPVELVI encoded by the coding sequence ATGTTGCACCAACACGCTCCCATGATCATGCGCTGGCCGAATGAAGCTAATTCTTCAACGCGGTTTTGCTTTGTTTCGGATTTGCATTGTTTTAGCAGTCGATCGACGGCCACACAGCATGAGTCTTTGATCGAACAAGTCATTGATCGAAGCGATGTCTGCGTTTGGGGCGGCGACCTTTTCGACTTTCGATGGAGCCAGGTTGGACATGAAGACGATTCGATCGAAGCGGCACTGGAATGGTTGAGCCGATTTTACGAAGCGTACCCTACCAAGCAGTTTGTTTTCCTAACAGGAAATCACGACGCTCATGGGGGCTTTGCGGAGCGATTGCGTGAGTGGGGACATGATCGAAATCGGTTTCTTTGTGGGCTCGATGCGCTAGTGGTCCGCGACACAGTTTTCTTACACGGTGATGTGATCGAGGGGGGCGGTACCGATATCGCGTTTGCGAACTACCGCCGAACGTGGCAGGGCAAACCCGTCGCTCATCCTCACGCTAGCAAGTTTTATGACGCAGCAGTCTCGGCGAGGTTGCATCAAGCCGTCGCAATGAGTGCGCACCGCCGGCGAAGGACCTGCCTGAGACTCGCAAGATGGATCAACCGGCAAGACTCAGCCTTACTCGAACCGATTGAACGTGTCGTCTTTGGTCACACTCACCGCCAGATTGAACGATACCACAATGCCGGCTTTGAATTTCACAACGGAGGCGCGGCCATCAAGCACGTCAAATTCAAGCCTGTCGAACTCGTGATTTGA
- a CDS encoding MFS transporter yields the protein MLHRASDTLAAKLPFFYGYLMIPLAMMLQITTSPGQTFAFSAFTPSFRQAFAMSDSHLTFAYMLGTFLAAIPLTIVGPLSDRFGLKGLSTLAVLGVSLTCWLASFATGWWNLLLVFFLLRLLGQGSLSLLGGNAISMWFRNRIGRVSALMSIGTAFAFAWVPGMIRNSIDAIGWRDTYQVIAVLVAATTLPLVLIFFRNRPEEIGQSVDGGHTHRTPTQNDKTPLAGSQQPTRTEPDAIAIAIETEPSMTFAQAIRTPAFWILAVTNLAWALIGTGVVFYLYIICQQRGFEVDVPSNLFKTFGLCMLAGQLGGGVLADFVRLNRMLGLGTAMLCLGISSLLVGRSETTLQAFAVFFGGGQGLLLAVGSVVWVRYYGRQSLGSIRGSAWCATVAGSGCGPLLMGMSLDRYGSFDPAIKLFLVTMGILAVASWFAINPSKVLNPEPSLIVPDKDLIVPGKEIDG from the coding sequence ATGCTCCATCGAGCTTCGGACACACTGGCTGCAAAGTTGCCGTTCTTCTACGGCTACTTGATGATTCCGCTTGCGATGATGTTGCAGATCACGACCAGTCCCGGCCAAACGTTTGCTTTTAGTGCTTTCACGCCATCCTTTCGCCAAGCGTTTGCGATGAGCGACAGCCACCTTACGTTCGCCTACATGTTGGGGACGTTCTTAGCGGCCATTCCTTTGACCATCGTTGGGCCTTTGTCAGATCGTTTCGGATTGAAGGGGTTGTCGACCTTGGCCGTCTTGGGAGTGTCGTTGACATGTTGGCTGGCATCATTCGCAACAGGTTGGTGGAACTTGTTGCTTGTTTTTTTCTTGCTACGTCTGCTAGGTCAGGGATCGCTCAGCCTGCTTGGCGGAAACGCAATTTCGATGTGGTTTCGAAATCGAATAGGGCGGGTATCCGCACTGATGAGCATCGGAACTGCCTTCGCGTTCGCCTGGGTTCCTGGCATGATTCGCAATTCCATTGACGCCATTGGCTGGCGTGACACGTATCAAGTGATCGCCGTGCTAGTTGCCGCAACCACCCTGCCGCTAGTGCTCATCTTTTTCCGCAATCGACCGGAAGAAATCGGGCAGAGTGTCGACGGAGGGCATACCCATCGCACTCCAACTCAAAACGACAAAACACCTTTGGCGGGTTCTCAACAGCCGACTCGAACCGAACCCGACGCAATCGCAATTGCAATCGAAACCGAGCCGTCGATGACATTCGCTCAAGCGATTCGGACGCCCGCCTTTTGGATTCTGGCAGTTACGAATCTTGCCTGGGCATTGATAGGAACCGGAGTCGTGTTCTATCTCTATATCATTTGTCAGCAGCGGGGCTTCGAGGTCGACGTTCCCAGCAACCTATTCAAAACGTTTGGCCTGTGCATGCTGGCTGGACAGCTTGGCGGTGGAGTGCTGGCGGACTTCGTGCGACTGAACCGCATGCTCGGCTTAGGCACTGCGATGCTATGTCTTGGAATTAGTTCGTTGTTGGTGGGGCGAAGCGAAACGACCTTGCAAGCCTTCGCCGTTTTTTTTGGTGGTGGCCAAGGATTGCTCTTGGCTGTCGGATCCGTGGTCTGGGTTCGCTACTACGGTCGCCAATCCTTAGGGTCAATCCGTGGCAGCGCTTGGTGCGCCACGGTGGCTGGCAGCGGTTGCGGTCCTCTTTTGATGGGCATGTCGCTTGATCGATACGGTAGTTTCGATCCGGCGATCAAGTTGTTTCTCGTCACCATGGGGATCCTCGCGGTCGCATCCTGGTTCGCTATTAACCCGAGTAAAGTTTTGAACCCAGAGCCAAGCTTGATAGTCCCCGACAAAGACTTGATAGTCCCTGGCAAAGAAATAGATGGCTGA
- a CDS encoding peroxiredoxin-like family protein: MAISTMAQDNSAPATLSQQLAEKAAGFAKKAPADRLAAFTKGIDDVRASGIEDSAKQVGDDAVDGTLAGWKGDSVTLSELWKEGPVVLMWYRGGWCPYCNIQLRAMQQSLDKIENAGARLVVLTPELPEKAKETAEASGISIVALHDQDLALAKKYGIVFELPEVIAPMYQARLPEYNGNSALELPLSATYVINSSGKITYAFLDADYKKRAEPSEVIEAVKAAAK, translated from the coding sequence ATGGCGATTTCCACGATGGCGCAAGACAACTCGGCCCCCGCAACACTTTCGCAGCAGTTGGCTGAAAAGGCCGCTGGGTTTGCCAAGAAAGCACCGGCCGACCGACTCGCGGCCTTCACCAAAGGCATCGACGACGTGCGAGCGAGCGGAATTGAAGACTCAGCAAAGCAAGTCGGGGACGATGCGGTGGATGGAACATTGGCTGGATGGAAAGGTGATTCCGTTACGCTGAGTGAGTTATGGAAAGAAGGCCCCGTGGTGTTGATGTGGTATCGCGGCGGTTGGTGTCCGTACTGCAACATTCAGCTTCGAGCGATGCAGCAATCGCTCGACAAGATCGAAAATGCGGGAGCGAGATTGGTTGTGTTGACTCCAGAGTTGCCAGAGAAAGCCAAGGAGACGGCCGAGGCAAGCGGCATTTCAATCGTGGCCTTGCACGATCAGGATTTAGCCCTAGCGAAGAAGTACGGAATCGTTTTTGAACTGCCCGAAGTGATTGCTCCGATGTATCAAGCTCGTTTGCCAGAGTACAACGGCAACAGCGCACTCGAGCTTCCACTCTCTGCGACCTACGTCATCAATTCGTCGGGGAAGATCACTTACGCATTCTTGGACGCTGATTACAAGAAGCGAGCAGAGCCCAGCGAAGTCATCGAAGCTGTCAAAGCCGCAGCCAAATAG
- a CDS encoding helix-turn-helix domain-containing protein — protein MSVDDVAAELGCSSRHVRRMIDGQRLPRPIRLGSLVRILRSDFDRWLADGCPNVRNASKRGRT, from the coding sequence ATGTCAGTTGATGATGTCGCTGCCGAACTCGGTTGTTCGTCTCGCCATGTTCGCAGAATGATCGACGGTCAAAGACTACCGAGGCCGATTCGACTTGGGTCGCTGGTCAGAATCCTTCGCTCGGATTTCGACCGCTGGTTAGCCGATGGCTGTCCAAATGTTCGCAACGCAAGTAAGCGGGGGCGGACATGA
- a CDS encoding bifunctional DNA primase/polymerase — MHTTRQHAENYLALGWSVFPCKVATKRPAVRSWKPYQSTRTNRDKLARWFDGADRNIAIVCGDVSDDLIVRDFDSKGQYEQWSANHRDLAKTLPTARTANGHHCYARMSPCPRVRVNGVGDGELRGNGAYVIAPPSVHPSGAVYEWIVQPFAKLPLVELSDLDLVHLEGKLSYGEVLQSQQSQRSQQSKLSQQKPTDVVGEVSVFRSQVSDAIGASVPTTSGQRNRCLFDLARRIKGISSEPMLTDDLIAIFDHWYDLSESRLGTKDYATSLDDFLRAIENAQTPYGATMEEHFNQAIRDGCPPWISSTKFDPKCKVLASLCRTLQRANGEDPFYLSAHVAGELIGVKPMQCWRWLDLFVRLERIHKVETGNFTQRKATRFRYVANDL, encoded by the coding sequence ATGCACACAACACGACAACACGCCGAAAACTACCTTGCACTCGGATGGTCAGTCTTTCCATGCAAAGTCGCAACGAAGCGACCAGCGGTTCGATCCTGGAAGCCGTATCAATCGACACGTACCAACAGAGATAAACTTGCGAGATGGTTCGACGGTGCTGACCGAAATATCGCAATTGTCTGCGGTGATGTTTCCGACGACTTAATCGTGCGGGATTTCGATTCTAAGGGCCAATACGAGCAATGGTCGGCGAATCATCGCGACTTAGCAAAAACGCTTCCTACGGCTCGCACAGCGAATGGACACCACTGCTACGCTCGGATGTCTCCATGCCCAAGAGTGAGAGTCAACGGCGTTGGTGATGGGGAACTGAGAGGGAACGGTGCGTATGTCATCGCACCACCAAGTGTGCATCCAAGTGGTGCAGTCTACGAATGGATTGTCCAACCATTCGCAAAGCTACCATTGGTCGAATTGAGCGACCTTGACCTGGTACACCTTGAAGGAAAGCTCTCCTATGGTGAGGTGTTACAGAGCCAACAGAGTCAACGTAGCCAACAGAGCAAACTAAGCCAACAGAAGCCAACCGATGTCGTAGGCGAAGTGAGCGTTTTTCGCTCGCAAGTTTCCGACGCTATTGGTGCATCGGTGCCAACAACATCCGGTCAACGAAATCGGTGCTTGTTTGACCTTGCACGAAGGATCAAGGGGATTTCCAGCGAACCAATGCTAACGGACGATCTGATTGCCATCTTCGATCACTGGTACGATTTGTCGGAATCAAGACTAGGCACGAAGGACTACGCCACGTCGCTCGACGACTTCCTAAGAGCGATTGAGAACGCACAGACACCGTACGGTGCGACTATGGAAGAACACTTCAATCAAGCAATTCGGGATGGCTGCCCGCCTTGGATATCGTCGACGAAATTCGATCCTAAATGCAAGGTTCTTGCTTCACTATGCCGAACTCTGCAACGCGCCAACGGCGAGGATCCTTTCTATCTATCGGCACACGTCGCTGGTGAACTGATTGGCGTTAAGCCGATGCAGTGCTGGCGTTGGCTTGATTTGTTCGTGCGACTGGAGCGGATTCACAAAGTTGAAACAGGAAACTTTACGCAACGAAAAGCAACGCGATTTCGATATGTCGCGAATGACCTTTGA